A genomic segment from Bradyrhizobium sp. CB1015 encodes:
- a CDS encoding sulfite exporter TauE/SafE family protein produces the protein MAFLFVLTVGLIAGTISGIVGTGSSIMLMPVLVYAYGPKEAVPIMAVASVMANFSRILAWWREVDWRACAAYSVTGIPAAALGARTLLALPSHAVDLTIGIFLIAMVPVRHFLARHDLKANLWHLAIGGAVIGYLTGIVVSTGPLSVPLFLFYGLSKGAFLATEAASSLGLYFAKSVTFERFGALTGEVFIKGLIAGSSLMLGAFIAKRFVLHLKPEKFRLLMDGIMLTAGLTMLFNAF, from the coding sequence TTGGCCTTCCTGTTCGTCCTCACCGTCGGCCTCATCGCCGGCACCATCTCAGGCATCGTCGGCACCGGCTCGTCGATCATGCTGATGCCGGTGCTGGTCTATGCCTATGGGCCGAAGGAGGCGGTGCCGATCATGGCGGTGGCCTCCGTGATGGCGAATTTTTCGCGGATCCTGGCGTGGTGGCGCGAGGTCGATTGGCGGGCCTGCGCGGCCTATTCGGTCACCGGCATTCCGGCGGCTGCGCTCGGCGCGCGAACGCTGCTGGCACTGCCCTCGCATGCAGTCGATCTCACCATCGGCATCTTCCTGATCGCGATGGTGCCGGTGCGGCACTTTCTGGCGCGGCACGATCTCAAGGCCAATCTCTGGCATCTTGCGATCGGCGGCGCGGTGATCGGCTATCTCACCGGCATCGTGGTCTCGACCGGGCCGCTCAGCGTGCCGCTGTTCCTGTTCTACGGCCTGTCCAAGGGCGCCTTCCTCGCCACCGAAGCGGCCTCCTCGCTCGGGCTCTATTTCGCGAAGTCGGTGACCTTCGAGCGTTTCGGCGCCCTGACCGGGGAGGTCTTCATCAAGGGACTGATCGCGGGCTCATCGCTGATGCTTGGCGCCTTCATCGCCAAGCGCTTCGTGCTGCACCTCAAGCCGGAGAAGTTTC
- a CDS encoding exodeoxyribonuclease III, protein MKIATFNINNINRRLPNLLAWLRAAKPDVVALQELKASDGEFPAAAIEKAGYGAVWRGQKAWNGVAILARNAEPVLTRDRLPGKPADLEARYIEAAVRGIVVTSIYLPNGNPQPGPKFDYKIDWFARLRRHAKTFIKQDLPVVLAGDYNVAPDEIDIYPTRSWDKDALIQPKSRAAFAALVEQGWCDAIRELHPHKRIYTFWDYMRNRWPRDAGLRLDHLLLSPALASRLTKAGVDKKIRGEDGASDHAPAWVVLR, encoded by the coding sequence ATGAAGATCGCGACATTCAACATCAACAACATCAACCGCCGCCTGCCCAATTTGTTGGCATGGCTGCGCGCGGCGAAGCCCGATGTCGTCGCGCTTCAGGAGTTGAAGGCAAGTGATGGCGAATTTCCGGCGGCCGCCATCGAAAAGGCCGGCTATGGCGCGGTGTGGCGTGGACAAAAGGCCTGGAACGGCGTTGCCATCCTCGCCCGCAATGCCGAGCCCGTGCTGACGCGCGACCGGTTGCCGGGAAAGCCTGCCGATCTCGAAGCGCGCTACATCGAAGCGGCCGTGCGCGGCATCGTCGTCACCAGCATCTACCTGCCGAACGGCAATCCGCAGCCGGGACCGAAATTCGACTACAAGATCGACTGGTTCGCGCGGCTGCGGCGCCACGCCAAGACCTTCATCAAGCAGGACCTGCCGGTGGTGCTCGCCGGCGACTACAACGTCGCGCCTGATGAGATCGACATCTATCCGACGCGCTCTTGGGACAAGGATGCGCTGATCCAGCCGAAGAGCCGCGCCGCCTTTGCCGCGCTGGTCGAGCAAGGCTGGTGCGACGCGATCCGCGAATTGCATCCGCACAAGCGCATCTACACGTTCTGGGACTACATGCGGAACCGCTGGCCGCGCGATGCGGGCCTGCGGCTCGACCATCTCCTGCTTAGCCCTGCCTTGGCCTCACGGTTAACGAAGGCCGGCGTCGACAAGAAGATCCGCGGCGAGGATGGCGCGAGCGACCACGCGCCGGCGTGGGTGGTGTTGCGGTGA
- a CDS encoding GFA family protein → MPIEASCHCGETVFEVTEAPSSVTRCTCTLCAKRGALWAYYKPAQFRLLSPPENVATYLWGSRTVKHHFCASCGCGTYSESPDWSSGKPDFDNPKVAVNARLFDDFDLEAVPVNVIDGRNLW, encoded by the coding sequence ATGCCGATCGAGGCAAGCTGTCATTGCGGTGAGACGGTGTTCGAGGTGACGGAGGCGCCTTCGAGCGTGACGCGCTGCACCTGCACTCTCTGCGCCAAGCGCGGCGCGCTGTGGGCCTATTACAAGCCGGCGCAGTTTCGCCTGCTGTCGCCGCCAGAGAACGTCGCGACCTATCTCTGGGGCAGCCGCACCGTCAAACACCATTTTTGCGCGTCTTGCGGCTGCGGCACCTATTCGGAGTCGCCGGACTGGTCGAGCGGCAAGCCCGATTTCGACAATCCCAAGGTCGCCGTCAACGCGCGACTGTTCGACGATTTCGATTTGGAGGCCGTGCCGGTGAACGTCATTGACGGCAGGAATTTGTGGTGA